The sequence ATCCTTTTAGTTTTATTATGTATTGGATTAAAAATGGTTTGATGTTAAGTTTAAACATGTATTGtagattgatttggtgttaaatttaaatttgtgttgtGGAATAGTCGATCATGTGAAgcttgaatttttgaaattttgttatgtattgatttttatgtttatcatgtatttttttactaatttatttttttcccttcatattatttatttgataacaaataataaatgaatattatatattattatagaattaaaaaaactaatttataatttaaaaaaataatataaaaaaataattttattaacccaAAGATTGACCCTAAATGACCCGCTGGTTGAACCATTGACCCTGAGACCCGGGAGCCTAAACCGGGTCGATGTCCGGCCGGGTCCGATAACTATGAtttaaaccctatatatatatatatatatatatatatatatatatatatatatatatatatatatattcaagatatttttttttaaaaaaaagttaatattggGAAGGTGGATAGGAAAGCAAGCAACACACTCTTCCACAATGAAttcatttgataataataaaggaAAGTATGGAAAACGTGGGGTTATGAGGTGATACTTTGTATGAAGCTGGTGAAACTATCTTCTCTAGCTTTGCCGTCTTTCTAGAATAGtcttctttttccctttctATGTTCTTCTCTTCCTTTCCAAGTCTCCACGCGGCAACAACCACACTTCCTAACAGCCTACCCGGTCCACTGTCCCTCCACACCACTCCTATCCTTATCTTATTCCTATCCCCACCACAACCACcactaattattaattttgttttctttaaataaatatgttagcACTTCTATCCAGTTCTATGATTTTTTCCATCCATCTGTGTCAGAACACCATttatatcaaaaacaaatattactCTTTTATAAAACGCTCATcggttaaaaattaaaaaaataataatttaactcaatagtataaaaaattacaccgaaaataaaactatgattattctaaatatagaacattctataaaattaataatacttgaaaaaaaaaattatttcaaattaattctaAACCAAGACATTCCtaatatactaaaaaaaaaaaatctattctaTTCCTTTAAAAATTCATCAATCAAACATAATCAAACTAAACAaacaaggtaacaaatcatataccaaaaaaaaaaaaaaatcatattccaaatttataaaataatttaattttttgcccATATTAGGAGGAACAAGTTAACTAAAATGAACCTTCGAGAAAGACACCTAATAAGCTCACTATCTAAAGACGGCTAAGCGAGGGCATTGACCAAAGAACCAGTCCCCAACTTCTCCCTTTCCTCCTGGTCAGCACTCACACACTTCGTGTTGACCCTCACCGCTTATCCTGTTCCACCACCCTTACCCCTTCTCTTCTCTTTGCCACGCAACTTCCACTCACCCtcactctttctttctctatatatacaccTCTTCACACACCTCTTCAAACCATTCCCATTCAATTTCAATCCTCACTTCCAATTCAATCCTCACCGTTCAATTCTCTTTTCAGTCACTAATGGCCGTAGATGCTATCGGAACCACACCAACTCCCACTCCTCCGCCGGCTCAACTCACCACCACAAGCGACGCAGGGGAGAGCTGCTGGGCGAAACGCAAACGCTCTAAACGTCACCACCGGTACTTCGACCACCCTCCAACTGAAGAAGAGTACCTTGCTCTTTGCCTAGTTATGCTTGCCCGTGGAGGTTCTGATCACCGCCCGGTGTTTCGCTCACCTCCACCTCTGTTTCCGGCCACCCAGAACTCCTACCAGTGTTCCGTTTGTGATAAGGCTTTCTCTTCTTATCAAGCTCTTGGTGGTCATAAAGCGAGTCACCGGAAACCAATGGACGAGTCAACGGCGGCGACGGCGGTGCAGGTTGCGCCGGCGAGTTCGGCTACCTCGGGATCTGTGTCTGGTGGGGTTAGAGTTCACAGGTGTGGGATTTGTTCAAAGGTTTTCCCTTCCGGGCAGGCTTTGGGAGGGCATAAGAGGTGTCACTATGATGGAACTCCGGGGAGTGCTAGTGGTAGTGGCGCTGC comes from Dioscorea cayenensis subsp. rotundata cultivar TDr96_F1 chromosome 15, TDr96_F1_v2_PseudoChromosome.rev07_lg8_w22 25.fasta, whole genome shotgun sequence and encodes:
- the LOC120276864 gene encoding zinc finger protein ZAT6-like yields the protein MAVDAIGTTPTPTPPPAQLTTTSDAGESCWAKRKRSKRHHRYFDHPPTEEEYLALCLVMLARGGSDHRPVFRSPPPLFPATQNSYQCSVCDKAFSSYQALGGHKASHRKPMDESTAATAVQVAPASSATSGSVSGGVRVHRCGICSKVFPSGQALGGHKRCHYDGTPGSASGSGAAVSETTTTTTSSVFRGFDLNLPAVPELARCLSVVGEEEEVQSPLPLKKPRLLLA